GGCGGACTTGCACTTTCGCCCGATCAGGCCTCCCGCTGGGTGGATGTGATCATGCGCGATATGGGCGCGCTGAACATCCGCACCATCGACAGCCTGCTGCACCTCATTGTGCGCGCGGCAGCGCTTGAGCTTGATCTGCACCCGGATTTTCAGCCTGTTTTTGCCACGGAAGAAGTGCTCACACCCTACCTTGATGTATTGCTTGAACGCGCATGGCAGGGCGATGAAACCATGCGCTCCCTGCTGCGCGAAGTCTATCGGGCCATGGCATGGCGCGAGAACAGTACGGGCTTTCTTGCGGGCGAAAAGCTGCTCAACCAGTTGCGCGGCCTGCTGGATGGCGTGCTGCTGGGGCGCTTTGAGGACATTTCGCCCGCAGAAACCCTGCACAAGCGGCTGAGCGAAGTGGAAAGCATGGCCGTAACCCATGCCAATATCTTTCTGGCAGCTGCGGCTGGGAGTGGGCTTACCTTCAGCAAAAACGCTCTTGCCGCTGTGGAGGCCATTGCCGCCGGGCAGAGCAAAACTTCGGCATACCTGAGCAAGGCCAGCGCGTCTGACCTCTTTTTGAAAAAGCCCGTGGTCAGCGATGAGGTGCAAAAAGCCTACGAAGCCTTTGCCCGCGCCGCCGGTGTGCTGGTTGATACTGCCCCTCTGCTGCGGCAGGCTGTGGGGCTTGCCCCCGTGCTCTTGCTGGCGCGCACCCTTGTGCAGGCCTTTGTGCAAAACCAGCGGCAGGAAGGCAGCCTGCCGGGCCTGCTGATTCCGCACATGGCGCGACAGGTGCTTGAAAGCGACAACGGCGTGCCCGAGGCCCTGTGCCGCATGGGCTCGCGCCTCACGCACTTTCTGGTGGATGAATTTCAGGACACCAGCAATGAGCAGTGGTACGCCCTGCGCCCCCTTGTGGAAGAAGCTCTCTCTCGCGGCGGTTCCCTCACATGGGTGGGGGACGTCAAGCAGTCCATTTACGGCTGGCGTGGGGGCGAACCGGAGCTGTTTGACGGCGTGTTTGACGATGCGGGCCTCACAGCCCTCGCGCCTGACGGCCAGCGCGACAATCTGCCCTACAACTGGCGCAGCCGCCGCGAAATCGTGCAGCACAACAACGGGATTTTCGGCCCTCTGGCGCAGCCGGACATGGCCGCAAAGGTCATGGCCGCCCTTTTGCCCACGGGCACCCCGCCGGAAATCTGCGGGCAGGCCGCTCAGGGGCTTGTGCGCGCCTTTGCGGGCACAGAGCAGCAATGCCCTGAAAACGCCCGCGAGGGCGGCCTTGTTCGCGTGGAGACCATTCTTTCCGTGGATGCCGAGGCCCTGGGCGAAGATGTGCTTGAACGCCTCTGCACCCTGTTGCATGAGGATATTGAGCCGCACCATCCCTGGGCCGATGTGCTCATTCTTGTGCGCAGCAACGGCAAGGCCACCCTTGTGGCAGACAGGCTGATTCGCGAAAATATCCCCGTGATTACAGAAAACAGCCTGCGACTTGCCGCGCATCCGCTGGTGGTGCAGGCCGTGGCCCTGCTTTCTTTCCTTGATAACCCAGAGGACGACATCGCCTTTATGAGCCTTGTGTGCGGCAGTATCTTTCGGGAGCATCCCGAAGCTGCGGCCCTTGCGCACGAGGACATCGCGGGCTGGTGCGCCGCATCCAAGGGCGGGCCGCTGTTCCAGCGGTTCAAAAGGCGCTGGCCAGAAATCTGGCAGAGGCTGCTTGCTCCGTTCCACAGTCAGTCCGGCCTCATGACGCCCTATGACATGACGCTTGAATGGTTTGCCCGGCTGGATGTGGAGCGGCGCTATCCCGAGGCGGAGACTTTTTTGCGGCGCTTCATGGAAGTGCTGCACAGCGCGGAAGAAAAGGGCCTTGCCACCCTGCCCACATTTCTGGAGCACTGGCGCGCCAAAAGCGGCGAAGAAAAGGTGCCCATGCCCGAAAACATGGATGCAGTGCGCGTCATGACCATCCACAAATCCAAGGGCCTGGAGGCCCCGGTGGTCATTGTGCCGTGGACAGACCTGCGCGCCCGCATGGGCAATGAAACCGTGATGGTCGAGCGCGAGGGCCTGCGCCTTGCCGTGGGCAACAGAAAGCATCTGGGAGCGCCCTATCATCAGGAGCTTGCCCGCCAGTGCCGTGAAAACGTCCACCTGCTCTACGTGGCCTTTACCCGTGCGCGCGATGCGCTCTATGTGTTGCGCACCAGCACCGTGGGCGGGCGCGGCTCTACCAGTGACGTGCTGGACATGCTTATGGAAGAGGCCGGGTTCACAGCCCCCTACACCGTGGGCGAGGAACCAGCCGCGCACGATGCTGCTCCGGTCGCAACTGCCGCAAGGGCTTCTGCCGCGGCTTCCTGGGGGAGCAAGCCGGAGATTGCGGAAAGCCCGGAAGGCGAGGAAGACGTTGCTCCTGCGGATGCCGCCCGGAGCATTGCCGAAGCCCCGGATGCTGCGGATTCCGCTGGTTTTGCCGACCCCGCATGGCGGCCCATGCAGTGGCTGCCGCGCCTCAAGATTTTTCGTAATCCACTGGCAGGATTCAGCTTTCGCGCGGAAGACAGAGGCAGCTTTCTGCATCTGTGCCTTGAGCATCTGCACATAACGGGCAATCCGCAGGCAGACGCGCAGGCTGCGCTGAACTTCGGCCTTGGACATTTTTCGCTGCCTGTGCCGGACGAGGCCGCGTTGCGGGAAAATGCCGCTGCGGCGCTGCAATGGTTTGCCTCGCAACCGCAGGCGGCGCGCTGGCTGCAGACGGGCTGGCCCGAACATTCGCTCATGGACGCCGAGGGGCACTTGCTGCGCATGGATTTGCTGGTGCATGAACCGTGGGGGCCGCTGGTGCTTGATTATAAAAGCGGCCAGCCCGAAGCCGACCATGTGGCGCAGCTACAGACCTACCTTGCCTGCCTGGAAGCCGGGAACGACTGCGCCCCCGGCAGTGCGCGCGGCCTGCTGGTGTACCTTGATTTACGGCGGTTTCAGCTTGTGGAAGCGCACGGCGTTTCGGCCTTTGCCGAGCGTTGCAGCGATCTTTTGCCCGCCACGGAGGCTCAGGCATGAGCGCATCGCCGATTCTTGTTTTTCCCTGGCAGCGGCCCTTTCTGCCCGACCTCAAAGCCTTTCTGACCAGGATTGGCAAGGGGCGGGCTGGCGCAACCCTGCTGATCGTGCCCCACAACCGGCCCTGGCGTTACCTCACCAAGCTCTATGCGGAAGAAGGCTATCAGGGTTTGCTGCCCAAGGTCATGACCCTGGCGGATGTGATTTCGGCCTGGCGCTCGCAAACCTGCGCAGATCCTCTGCACACTGCCAACGTGCTGGACAGGGTCGCCCTGCTGCACCAGTGCGTTATGGGCCTCGCGCAGGATGACGAGGGCCTTGCCGCACGTTTTGCCCGCATGGACATGGCGCACTTTCTGCCCTGGGGCTTGCGGCTCTCAAACCTGCTGGAAGAAATGCTGGGCCAGCGTGTGGCTGCTGTGGATCTCAGCCATGTGGAGCAGGAGGTTTCCGGCCCTGCGGCTGCCCTGCTGGGCGCTCTGGGGCGCATCGGCAAGGCCTATGTGGCCGCGCTGGAGGCTCGCCGCTGGACGACACCGGGATTGGACGCCTTTACCGTCAGCGAAGACGGACTTGCCCTGCCCCGCTTTTTTACGCCCGCAGATGACCGCCCCGTTGTGATGGCCGGATTTTCGCTGCTAACCGGCAGTGAGGAAGCCCTGCTGCACAGGCTGTGGCAGGCAGGCGGGCAGATATGCCTGCATGCAGACCCGGCGCTGGCTCTGGGCACAGCACCGCACTGGGCATGTGACGCGCAGGCTGCGTGGCTGCGCCGCTGGAAGGCCACTGCTCGCCTTGCTGTGGAGCCCACGGACGCCGAGGCCGCGCATAAGCCGCGCATATCTTTTTTTGCCGGGTATGATTGCCATTCACAACTTAAAGCATTGCATGAAGAACTGTCCGTGCCGCATAGCGATGCCAGCAGGGCCGGCAATGGGGCAGAAAACGGGGACAGCGGCATATCCGCGTCTGACGGGCTTTCTACGGCGGTTGTGCTCACAGACAGCGCCCTGCTCATGCCCGTGCTGCACCATTTGCCCAACAAGGATGTCAACGTTTCCATGGGCTATCCGCTGGAACGTTCGCCCCTCAACCGTCTGCTTGAGGCTTTACTGCAATTGCAGGAAAACAGGACGGAAGATGGCCGCTATTACTGGCGCAATCTGCTCCAGTGTCTGCGGCATCCTTACCTGAACCTGCTGCGCGTGGATGACGGCAGCGCAACGCCCCTTTATTTGCGCGAGGTCTTGCGCCGCATTGAGGGCATGATTCGCGTCGGGGCGCGGTTTGTGGATATGGACGAGGTTGCGCGGGAGTGCGCCCCGGGCATGCATCCTGCGCTTTTTGAGCTTTTTGAAGCCACGCTCAATGTGCTGGTGCGTCAACCAGGGCAGGTGGACACCACCGAGGGCATGGCCCTGTGCCTGCAAAATATCTGCGATTTTCTGCTGCGCAACGGCGGCGACATGTGGCGGCATTTTCCGCTGGATGCGGAGGCCATGTACCGCCTTGCCCGCCATGCGGCCCCTGTGTTGCGGCAAAACTGCCTCGCGCAGACGCCCTTTCCCACCAGCGTGTTGCACGGCATAGTGCGCGAGGTGCTGCAACAGGAGCGGGTACCGTTTGAGGCGGAGCCGCTCACGGGCTTGCAGGTGCTGGGCATGCTTGAAACGCGCCTGCTGCACTTTGACAGGGTACTTATTGTGGACGCCACGGACGACAAGCTGCCCGGCAACCCTGCGCAGGATCCCCTGCTGCCCGATTCCCTGCGGCAGGTGCTTGGCCTGCCCGATGCTCGCAGGCGCGAACGCGCCACAGCCCACACGCTGTACCGGCTCTGCGCCGGGGCGAAGGAGGTACGCTTTTTCTGGCAGGAGGGCATCAGCCGCTCTGCGCTCTTTGACGGCAAAAAAAGCCGCAGCCGCTTTGTGGAGCAACTGCTGTGGGAAGAAGAACAGCGCCGTGGCGAGCTGCTTGTGCCCGGTCAGGAGCCGCTGGGCATGGCTCGTTGCGTGGTGCGCAGCACCCCTGCCACGCCCAAAAGCCTGCCCCGCACAGAGGCCCTGCACGAGGCCATGCTGGCCCTTCTGCAAAAACCGCTTTCACCTACCCGGCTGGATGTTTACCAGCAGTGCCCTCTGCGCTTTGCCTGGCAGTACCTCTGCGGCTTGCAGCCACCGAAGGAAGTCAACGAAGGCGATGACCCCGCAGCCGTGGGCACCTGCATTCACGATACGCTGCACGCACTGTATGAACCGTATCTCAATAAAGAGGTGCGCCGGGGCGATATCAGCCGCGACACCATGCTTGCGCGTTTTCATGAGGAGCTTGAAAAGGCCGACCTGCGCCGCATTTTGCCGCCGGACAGCTGCCTCATGCTGGAAGAAGCCGCCCCTGTGCGTTTGAATCGTTTTCTGGACAATCAGCCCGACAGCACAATCATTGTTGCGTTGGAGGAAGAACTCAAGGCCACGCTGTCGCTGGCTGGCGGTGAATATTCCTTCAGGGGCATAATGGATCGCATTGACCGGCGCGATGACCTGCTGCACATCCTTGACTACAAGACAGGCAGCCTTAAATTACATGATGGAAGCTTGTGGGGCGACATCCTTTATTTCAGGCGTACTGAGAGCCTTTTTGAGGCCTTGCGCCAGACGCAGGTGGGCGGCGAATATGAGCCGGACGCCCAGATGCTTGAAGATATGGATACCCTCTTTGAAGAGCTGCGGCCCCGGCTGCCCAGCCTGCAATTGCCCTGCTATGTGAGCATGGCTGTGGGCAGCGGCCTTGGCCCGGTTGGCGACGCCGCGCTGGTTGAATTGCGCGATGCTGGCAGGGAGTATCCCCTTTTTGGCGGGCTGGTGGATGAAGACCTGGCGGAGGCCATTGGATACTGCCATGCGGCGCTTTCTCTTGTATTGCTGCACATGCGCCATGCGCCGTCGTTTACGGCGCGTCCAGACCGCCATTGCGACTGGTGCCCCTATGCTTCATTGTGTGCAGGATAACGGGCCGGAATACATATTATAAAGATGATTGTTGCGTCTTGTGAAATTACCAGCTATGCTTCCCGGCAAACATAGGTATGTCGTTTGAAATCGAAACGATGCAAAATGACACCCTGCTTACGGACAGGACGGAGGTCTTGCAATGTCTTTTCCCGCACTCAAGATAGGTGATCTCACGGCTAAAATCCCTGTAGTTCAGGGTGGCATGGGCGTGGGCATTTCGCTTTCCGGGCTGGCGTCGGCTGTTGCCAATCAGGGTGGTATCGGCGTCATCGCCGGGGCCATGATCGGCATGAAAGAACCCGATGTGGCCAAGGATCCCCTTACAGCCAATCTGCGCGCCCTGCGCAATGAAATATTGAAAGCCCGCGAACTCAGCAACGGTATTATTGGCGTCAACCTGATGGTGGCGCTTACCACGTTCAGCCAGATGGTGCGCACCGCCGTTGAAAACAAGGTGGACATCATCTTTTCAGGCGCTGGCCTTCCCCTCGACATGCCGCATCACCTGTTGCAGGTGTGCGAGGAAAAGAAAGAAGAATTCAAAACCAAACTGGTTCCCATTGTTTCTTCAGCCAGAGCGGCCACGGTAATCGCCAAAAAATGGGCTTCGCGCTTTGGTTACACGCCTGACGCCTTTGTGGTTGAAGGCCCCAAGGCTGGCGGCCACCTCGGTTTCAAGGCTGAGGAACTGCAAGATCCCAACCATTCGCTTGAAGTTCTGGTGCCGCAGGTGGTTGAGGCCGCCAAGGCCATGGAAGACAAGTGTGGTCGTGCTGTGCCTGTTATTGCCGCTGGCGGCGTCTATTCCGGCGCTGACATCATGAAGTTCCTCGAGCTTGGCGCTTCCGGCGTGCAGATGGGTACCCGCTTTGTGGCCACCCACGAATGCGATGCTGATGACCGCTTCAAGCAGAGCTACCTCACGGCGCGCGATGAAGACATCACCATTATCAAAAGCCCGGTGGGCATGCCTGGCCGCGCTCTTGGCAATGAATTCA
Above is a window of Desulfovibrio desulfuricans DSM 642 DNA encoding:
- a CDS encoding NAD(P)H-dependent flavin oxidoreductase, whose protein sequence is MSFPALKIGDLTAKIPVVQGGMGVGISLSGLASAVANQGGIGVIAGAMIGMKEPDVAKDPLTANLRALRNEILKARELSNGIIGVNLMVALTTFSQMVRTAVENKVDIIFSGAGLPLDMPHHLLQVCEEKKEEFKTKLVPIVSSARAATVIAKKWASRFGYTPDAFVVEGPKAGGHLGFKAEELQDPNHSLEVLVPQVVEAAKAMEDKCGRAVPVIAAGGVYSGADIMKFLELGASGVQMGTRFVATHECDADDRFKQSYLTARDEDITIIKSPVGMPGRALGNEFITASREGKKKPFKCVFHCVHTCEQEKTPYCIAQALINAMRGNLERGFAFCGANVARVNKIISVHELMDSLQKEFDDAMSTLSKSVQNMQSKLNFSIKS
- a CDS encoding PD-(D/E)XK nuclease family protein, with product MSASPILVFPWQRPFLPDLKAFLTRIGKGRAGATLLIVPHNRPWRYLTKLYAEEGYQGLLPKVMTLADVISAWRSQTCADPLHTANVLDRVALLHQCVMGLAQDDEGLAARFARMDMAHFLPWGLRLSNLLEEMLGQRVAAVDLSHVEQEVSGPAAALLGALGRIGKAYVAALEARRWTTPGLDAFTVSEDGLALPRFFTPADDRPVVMAGFSLLTGSEEALLHRLWQAGGQICLHADPALALGTAPHWACDAQAAWLRRWKATARLAVEPTDAEAAHKPRISFFAGYDCHSQLKALHEELSVPHSDASRAGNGAENGDSGISASDGLSTAVVLTDSALLMPVLHHLPNKDVNVSMGYPLERSPLNRLLEALLQLQENRTEDGRYYWRNLLQCLRHPYLNLLRVDDGSATPLYLREVLRRIEGMIRVGARFVDMDEVARECAPGMHPALFELFEATLNVLVRQPGQVDTTEGMALCLQNICDFLLRNGGDMWRHFPLDAEAMYRLARHAAPVLRQNCLAQTPFPTSVLHGIVREVLQQERVPFEAEPLTGLQVLGMLETRLLHFDRVLIVDATDDKLPGNPAQDPLLPDSLRQVLGLPDARRRERATAHTLYRLCAGAKEVRFFWQEGISRSALFDGKKSRSRFVEQLLWEEEQRRGELLVPGQEPLGMARCVVRSTPATPKSLPRTEALHEAMLALLQKPLSPTRLDVYQQCPLRFAWQYLCGLQPPKEVNEGDDPAAVGTCIHDTLHALYEPYLNKEVRRGDISRDTMLARFHEELEKADLRRILPPDSCLMLEEAAPVRLNRFLDNQPDSTIIVALEEELKATLSLAGGEYSFRGIMDRIDRRDDLLHILDYKTGSLKLHDGSLWGDILYFRRTESLFEALRQTQVGGEYEPDAQMLEDMDTLFEELRPRLPSLQLPCYVSMAVGSGLGPVGDAALVELRDAGREYPLFGGLVDEDLAEAIGYCHAALSLVLLHMRHAPSFTARPDRHCDWCPYASLCAG
- a CDS encoding UvrD-helicase domain-containing protein, which produces MKHLRQVKASAGSGKTYELTHCFLQRLVQSGPPASASASSACVLLPGGRCGWGDILAITFTNAAATEMRDRVIRQLKSAALGQPLGGLALSPDQASRWVDVIMRDMGALNIRTIDSLLHLIVRAAALELDLHPDFQPVFATEEVLTPYLDVLLERAWQGDETMRSLLREVYRAMAWRENSTGFLAGEKLLNQLRGLLDGVLLGRFEDISPAETLHKRLSEVESMAVTHANIFLAAAAGSGLTFSKNALAAVEAIAAGQSKTSAYLSKASASDLFLKKPVVSDEVQKAYEAFARAAGVLVDTAPLLRQAVGLAPVLLLARTLVQAFVQNQRQEGSLPGLLIPHMARQVLESDNGVPEALCRMGSRLTHFLVDEFQDTSNEQWYALRPLVEEALSRGGSLTWVGDVKQSIYGWRGGEPELFDGVFDDAGLTALAPDGQRDNLPYNWRSRREIVQHNNGIFGPLAQPDMAAKVMAALLPTGTPPEICGQAAQGLVRAFAGTEQQCPENAREGGLVRVETILSVDAEALGEDVLERLCTLLHEDIEPHHPWADVLILVRSNGKATLVADRLIRENIPVITENSLRLAAHPLVVQAVALLSFLDNPEDDIAFMSLVCGSIFREHPEAAALAHEDIAGWCAASKGGPLFQRFKRRWPEIWQRLLAPFHSQSGLMTPYDMTLEWFARLDVERRYPEAETFLRRFMEVLHSAEEKGLATLPTFLEHWRAKSGEEKVPMPENMDAVRVMTIHKSKGLEAPVVIVPWTDLRARMGNETVMVEREGLRLAVGNRKHLGAPYHQELARQCRENVHLLYVAFTRARDALYVLRTSTVGGRGSTSDVLDMLMEEAGFTAPYTVGEEPAAHDAAPVATAARASAAASWGSKPEIAESPEGEEDVAPADAARSIAEAPDAADSAGFADPAWRPMQWLPRLKIFRNPLAGFSFRAEDRGSFLHLCLEHLHITGNPQADAQAALNFGLGHFSLPVPDEAALRENAAAALQWFASQPQAARWLQTGWPEHSLMDAEGHLLRMDLLVHEPWGPLVLDYKSGQPEADHVAQLQTYLACLEAGNDCAPGSARGLLVYLDLRRFQLVEAHGVSAFAERCSDLLPATEAQA